From the genome of Helicobacter pylori, one region includes:
- the csd2 gene encoding M23B family cell shape-determining DD-metalloendopeptidase Csd2, with translation MPQNQLMITIIDESGSKQLKFSKNLKRNLIISVVIFLLIAGLGVGFLKFLIAKMDTMTAERNAVLRDFRDLYQKNYTLTKEIKNKREELFIVGQKIRTIETLIEVKRGANGGVHLYDEVDLENLNWAQKHLALMLIPNGMPLKTYSAIKPTKERNHPIKKIKGVESGIDFIAPLNTPVYASADGIVDFVKTHSNVGYGNLVRIEHAFGFSSIYTHLDHVNVQPKSFIQKGQLIGYSGKSGNSGGEKLHYEVRFLGKILDAEKFLAWDLDHFQSALEENKFIEWKNLFWVLEDIVQLQEHVDKDALISQ, from the coding sequence ATGCCGCAAAACCAGCTCATGATCACCATCATTGATGAATCAGGTTCTAAACAGCTCAAATTTTCTAAAAATTTAAAACGCAACCTCATCATTTCTGTTGTTATTTTTTTGTTGATCGCAGGGCTTGGCGTGGGTTTTTTAAAATTTTTAATCGCTAAAATGGATACGATGACAGCAGAAAGGAATGCGGTTTTAAGGGATTTTAGGGATTTGTATCAAAAAAATTACACTTTAACAAAAGAGATTAAAAACAAGCGAGAAGAGCTCTTTATTGTGGGGCAAAAGATTCGCACGATAGAAACCTTGATTGAAGTCAAAAGAGGGGCTAATGGGGGCGTGCATCTTTATGATGAAGTGGATTTAGAAAATTTGAATTGGGCTCAAAAACATTTAGCGCTCATGCTCATTCCTAATGGCATGCCTTTAAAAACTTATAGCGCTATCAAACCCACCAAAGAAAGGAACCACCCCATTAAAAAAATTAAGGGCGTTGAATCCGGGATTGATTTTATCGCGCCATTAAACACGCCTGTTTATGCGAGCGCTGATGGGATTGTGGATTTTGTGAAAACCCATTCTAATGTGGGGTATGGGAACTTGGTGCGCATTGAACATGCGTTTGGTTTTAGCTCCATTTACACGCACTTAGATCATGTCAATGTGCAGCCCAAAAGCTTTATCCAAAAAGGGCAGTTGATTGGCTATAGCGGGAAGAGCGGTAATAGCGGCGGCGAAAAATTGCATTATGAAGTGCGGTTTTTGGGTAAAATTTTAGACGCAGAAAAATTTCTAGCATGGGATTTAGATCATTTTCAAAGCGCTTTAGAAGAAAATAAATTTATTGAATGGAAGAATTTGTTTTGGGTTTTAGAAGACATTGTTCAGCTCCAAGAGCATGTGGATAAAGACGCGCTGATAAGCCAGTAA
- a CDS encoding bifunctional folylpolyglutamate synthase/dihydrofolate synthase, producing MKNSHGLSAFLEAKPKEYHKFDPSRFIQIYKDFKNAFFEIQAKVIHVIGTNGKGSTGRFLTLLLADQNFKVLHFTSPHVFEFRERFFLNGSIVKESVLESAHQQLQPHAFSNACSYFEYATLLAVMLAKDCDYLVLEAGLGGEFDSTNALEKTLSIFTPIDYDHKEFLGDSLESIAQTKLKAMSSLNIIAPQQELVLNVAQKIAKEKHAKLILVKNEISKGVRDYIERHHLARFLAMNLEVALKAFETLMPCKEQEVLKNLKPLNLIGRCELLSPNILIDVGHNPHSAKALKEEIKRVFNAKIVLIYNCYQDKDAFLVLEILKPVVKKVLILELHEERVIKLEKLKGILETLGLEYALFEDLKENENYLVYGSFLVANAFYRYYQKKRD from the coding sequence ATGAAAAATAGCCATGGATTGAGCGCGTTTTTAGAAGCAAAGCCTAAAGAATACCATAAGTTTGATCCCAGCCGCTTTATTCAAATTTATAAAGATTTTAAAAACGCTTTTTTTGAGATTCAAGCGAAAGTCATTCATGTTATAGGGACTAATGGTAAGGGCAGCACAGGGCGGTTTTTAACCCTTTTATTAGCCGATCAAAATTTTAAGGTATTGCATTTCACCTCCCCTCATGTTTTTGAATTCAGGGAGCGCTTTTTTTTGAATGGTTCTATTGTTAAAGAAAGCGTTTTAGAAAGCGCCCACCAGCAATTGCAACCACACGCTTTCAGCAACGCTTGCTCGTATTTTGAATACGCTACCTTACTGGCCGTCATGCTTGCTAAAGATTGCGATTATTTGGTTTTAGAAGCAGGGCTTGGGGGGGAGTTTGACAGCACGAACGCTTTAGAAAAAACCCTAAGCATTTTCACCCCTATTGATTATGATCATAAGGAATTTTTAGGGGATAGTTTAGAAAGCATTGCACAAACTAAACTAAAAGCGATGAGCTCTCTTAACATCATCGCTCCCCAACAAGAACTGGTTTTAAATGTGGCTCAAAAAATCGCCAAAGAAAAACACGCAAAATTGATTTTAGTTAAAAATGAAATTTCAAAAGGAGTCAGGGATTATATTGAACGCCACCATTTAGCCCGTTTTTTAGCGATGAATTTAGAAGTGGCTTTAAAAGCGTTTGAAACGCTTATGCCATGCAAAGAACAAGAAGTTTTAAAAAACCTAAAGCCCCTAAATTTAATCGGTCGTTGCGAGCTTTTAAGCCCTAATATCTTAATAGATGTGGGGCATAACCCCCATAGCGCCAAAGCCTTAAAAGAAGAAATCAAACGCGTTTTTAACGCAAAAATCGTTTTAATTTATAATTGCTATCAAGATAAGGACGCTTTTTTGGTGCTAGAAATTTTAAAGCCTGTGGTTAAAAAGGTTTTGATTTTAGAATTGCATGAAGAAAGGGTTATCAAATTAGAAAAGCTTAAAGGGATTTTAGAAACTTTAGGGTTAGAATACGCTTTGTTTGAAGATTTGAAAGAAAATGAAAATTATTTGGTGTATGGCTCATTTCTGGTAGCCAACGCTTTTTATAGATACTATCAAAAGAAGAGGGATTGA
- the lptE gene encoding LPS assembly lipoprotein LptE codes for MIFRALLFFILLLLFKGCGYKPIATYAQNALGDSIYVKLIVNLPNPENSVEFKDLMNRLVVQRFQSRLASEKDADSIIIIEITNVTDTSITQNKEGFTTFYRATVSVNYTYDNKRGTQKTFQNSGYYNYAVNLQDPLNTYQNRYDAINQAVEQTLTKFVAQIAYEGKFNNEK; via the coding sequence ATGATTTTTAGGGCTTTACTTTTTTTTATTTTGTTGCTTTTGTTCAAGGGCTGTGGGTATAAGCCGATCGCCACTTACGCTCAAAACGCTTTAGGCGATAGCATCTATGTGAAACTCATTGTGAATTTGCCTAACCCTGAAAACTCTGTAGAGTTTAAGGATTTGATGAATCGTTTAGTCGTGCAACGCTTCCAAAGCCGCTTAGCGAGTGAGAAGGATGCGGATTCTATCATTATTATAGAGATCACGAATGTAACCGATACGAGTATCACGCAAAATAAAGAGGGCTTTACGACTTTCTATCGTGCAACCGTGTCTGTGAATTACACTTACGATAATAAAAGAGGCACACAAAAGACTTTTCAAAATAGCGGGTATTATAATTACGCTGTGAATTTGCAAGACCCCCTTAATACCTACCAGAACCGCTATGATGCTATCAATCAGGCTGTGGAACAAACTTTGACTAAATTTGTGGCTCAAATCGCTTATGAGGGGAAATTCAATAATGAAAAATAG
- the leuS gene encoding leucine--tRNA ligase: MDFIDIEKKWQEFWWKNKSFEPKDDFNLPKKYILSMLPYPSGEIHMGHVRNYTIGDALAHYYRLHYYNVLHPMGFDSFGMPAENAAIKHGIHPKTWTYENIENMQKEFEALGFSFSKNREFATSDPDYTKFEQQFFIDLWEKGLIYRKKAMLNWCPNDKTVLANEQVIDGRCWRCDTEVVQKELYQYYLKITSYAEELLKDLETLENDWPSQVLIMQKNWIGKSSGLQFGFKIADECLKFCNGIQEIEVFTTRADTIYGVTYIAIAPEHPLVEHAIKRVSQEDSKIIKAILNTTQRERALEKKGAFLGIYAIHPLTKQKIPVWVANFALANYGSGALMGVPACDERDFEFANLYHIPIKVITQSPQNLPHTKEEVLKNSGEWSDLSSSVAREQIIAYFEKENLGKRVINYRLQDWGVSRQRYWGAPIPMIHCKHCGIVPETQLPVTLPEDIVIDGEGNPLEKHASWKFTQCPKCHKNALRETDTMDTFIQSSWYFLRYTTPKNQRENQAFDQNYLKYFMPVDTYIGGIEHAILHLLYARFFTKALRDLGYLNLDEPFKQLITQGMVLKDGAKMSKSKGNVVSPKEILKKYGADAARLFILFAAPPAKELEWNDNALEGAHRFIKRLYDKANAINPATSKPEFKEVSLDEVEKLARKKVYEALKKSHEIFNKAESAYSFNTLIASCMEALNALNAQNNERILCEGYFVLLQILEPIIPHTAWELSERLFKRENFKPIAIDENALMEDFMTLGLTINGKRRAELKVNINASKEEIIVLAKKELAKYLEKASVKKEIYVPNKLVNFVIA, from the coding sequence ATGGATTTTATTGATATAGAAAAAAAATGGCAAGAATTTTGGTGGAAAAATAAGAGTTTTGAGCCTAAAGACGATTTTAACCTCCCTAAAAAATACATTTTGAGCATGCTGCCTTATCCTAGTGGGGAAATCCACATGGGGCATGTGCGCAATTACACCATTGGCGACGCTTTGGCACATTATTATCGTTTGCATTATTACAATGTGTTACACCCTATGGGGTTTGATTCTTTTGGGATGCCTGCAGAAAATGCGGCCATTAAGCATGGTATCCACCCTAAAACCTGGACTTATGAAAACATTGAAAACATGCAAAAAGAGTTTGAAGCTTTAGGGTTTTCTTTTTCTAAAAATAGGGAATTTGCCACTTCAGATCCGGATTACACGAAATTTGAACAGCAATTTTTCATTGACTTGTGGGAAAAAGGGCTGATCTATCGCAAGAAAGCCATGCTCAATTGGTGCCCTAACGATAAAACCGTTTTAGCGAATGAGCAAGTCATTGATGGGAGGTGTTGGCGTTGCGATACAGAAGTTGTTCAAAAAGAACTCTATCAATATTATTTGAAGATCACCAGTTACGCTGAAGAATTGCTAAAAGACTTAGAGACTTTAGAAAATGATTGGCCTTCTCAAGTTTTAATTATGCAAAAAAACTGGATAGGGAAATCTAGTGGGTTACAATTTGGTTTTAAAATCGCTGATGAGTGCTTGAAATTTTGCAACGGCATTCAAGAAATTGAAGTTTTTACCACAAGAGCGGATACCATTTATGGCGTTACCTATATCGCCATAGCCCCAGAACACCCTTTAGTAGAGCATGCCATTAAGCGAGTGAGCCAAGAAGATTCAAAGATTATTAAAGCGATTTTAAACACGACTCAAAGAGAAAGGGCTTTAGAGAAAAAGGGAGCGTTTTTAGGCATTTACGCTATCCACCCTTTAACCAAGCAAAAAATCCCCGTTTGGGTGGCTAATTTCGCCCTAGCTAATTATGGCTCTGGGGCGTTAATGGGCGTGCCAGCCTGCGATGAAAGGGATTTTGAATTCGCTAATCTTTATCATATCCCTATTAAAGTGATCACTCAAAGCCCTCAAAATTTGCCCCACACCAAAGAAGAGGTTTTAAAAAATAGCGGGGAGTGGAGCGATCTTTCTAGCTCGGTGGCCAGAGAGCAAATCATTGCTTATTTTGAAAAAGAAAACCTCGGTAAAAGGGTGATCAACTACCGCTTGCAAGATTGGGGAGTGAGTCGCCAAAGGTATTGGGGAGCGCCCATTCCTATGATTCATTGCAAACATTGCGGGATTGTGCCTGAAACCCAACTACCGGTAACTTTGCCTGAAGACATTGTGATTGATGGGGAGGGCAATCCGTTAGAAAAGCATGCGAGTTGGAAATTCACTCAATGCCCTAAATGCCACAAAAACGCTTTAAGAGAAACAGACACCATGGATACTTTCATCCAATCCAGTTGGTATTTCTTGCGCTACACCACGCCCAAAAATCAGCGTGAAAATCAAGCGTTTGATCAAAATTACTTGAAGTATTTCATGCCAGTGGATACTTACATTGGCGGCATTGAACATGCGATTTTGCACTTGTTATACGCGCGCTTTTTCACTAAGGCTTTAAGGGATTTGGGCTATCTTAATTTAGATGAGCCTTTTAAACAGCTTATCACTCAAGGCATGGTTTTAAAAGATGGCGCTAAGATGAGCAAATCTAAAGGCAATGTCGTTAGCCCTAAAGAGATACTTAAAAAATACGGGGCCGATGCGGCGAGGCTTTTTATCCTTTTTGCTGCCCCACCGGCTAAAGAGTTAGAATGGAATGACAACGCTTTAGAAGGCGCACACCGGTTCATCAAGCGCTTATACGACAAAGCGAACGCTATTAACCCTGCTACTTCTAAGCCTGAATTTAAAGAAGTCAGCCTGGATGAAGTGGAAAAATTAGCTCGTAAAAAAGTCTATGAAGCGTTAAAAAAATCGCATGAAATTTTCAATAAGGCTGAAAGCGCTTATTCGTTTAACACTTTGATCGCAAGTTGCATGGAGGCTTTAAACGCTTTGAATGCGCAAAATAATGAGCGGATTTTATGCGAGGGCTATTTTGTGTTGTTGCAAATTTTAGAGCCTATTATCCCGCACACGGCATGGGAGTTGAGCGAGAGGCTTTTTAAAAGAGAGAATTTTAAGCCTATAGCGATCGATGAAAACGCTTTGATGGAAGACTTTATGACTTTAGGGCTTACCATTAATGGCAAAAGGCGTGCGGAATTGAAAGTCAATATTAACGCCAGTAAAGAAGAAATTATTGTTTTGGCTAAAAAAGAATTAGCGAAATATTTAGAAAAGGCGAGCGTTAAAAAAGAAATTTATGTGCCTAATAAGCTTGTTAATTTTGTTATCGCATGA
- a CDS encoding DUF6394 family protein — MDWGRVIHVLFSLISLTTIAGFLYEPNTVVLFVALALNLISVTLKIGVCKRFASELLASSLATVLHLIPAFVFLQILNNLVTAYMLMIGALISNAFSLIFLLVESVVTSETD; from the coding sequence ATGGATTGGGGTCGGGTCATTCATGTGCTGTTCAGCCTTATTTCTTTAACCACCATTGCAGGGTTTTTGTATGAGCCTAACACGGTGGTGTTGTTTGTAGCGTTAGCTTTAAATCTTATTTCTGTTACGCTTAAAATTGGGGTGTGTAAGCGTTTCGCTTCAGAGCTGTTAGCCAGCTCTTTAGCTACCGTGTTGCATCTCATACCGGCGTTTGTGTTTTTACAGATTTTAAATAATTTGGTTACAGCTTACATGCTCATGATTGGGGCGTTGATTAGCAACGCTTTCAGTCTTATCTTTTTGTTGGTTGAAAGCGTTGTAACGAGCGAAACGGATTAA
- the secF gene encoding protein translocase subunit SecF, giving the protein MELFKQTRILSFMRYSNYGVVVSAILALLALGLLFFKGFSLGIDFAGGSLVQVRYTQNAPIKEVRDLFEKEARFKGVQVSEFGSKEEILIKFPFVETAENEDLNAIVANILKPSGDFEIRKFDTVGPRVGSELKEKGVLSLILALMAIMVYVSFRYEWRFALASVIALVHDVILVASSVIVFKIDMNLEVIAALLTLIGYSINDTIIIFDRIREEILSQKTKNAIQAINEAISSTLTRTLLTSLTVFFVVLILCVFGSKIIIGFSLPMLIGTIVGTYSSIFIAPKVALLLGFDMGKYYENEARKIKKAQEKEKMRRLYEGGQV; this is encoded by the coding sequence ATGGAATTATTCAAACAAACTAGAATCTTAAGCTTCATGCGTTATTCCAATTATGGGGTGGTTGTTTCAGCGATCTTAGCGCTTCTAGCGTTGGGGCTTTTGTTTTTTAAAGGGTTTTCTTTAGGGATTGATTTTGCGGGGGGGAGTTTGGTGCAAGTGCGTTACACTCAAAACGCCCCCATTAAAGAAGTGCGCGATCTTTTTGAAAAAGAAGCCCGCTTTAAAGGCGTGCAAGTGAGCGAATTTGGCTCTAAAGAAGAAATTTTAATCAAATTCCCTTTTGTAGAAACGGCTGAAAATGAAGATTTGAACGCTATCGTGGCTAACATTCTAAAACCCAGTGGCGATTTTGAAATCCGTAAATTTGACACCGTGGGCCCTAGAGTGGGGAGCGAATTGAAAGAAAAGGGCGTTTTGTCGCTGATTTTAGCGTTAATGGCGATCATGGTTTATGTGAGTTTCCGCTATGAATGGCGTTTTGCTTTAGCGAGTGTCATTGCGCTTGTGCATGATGTGATTTTAGTGGCAAGCTCAGTGATTGTTTTTAAGATTGATATGAACTTGGAAGTGATTGCGGCTTTACTCACTTTGATTGGGTATTCCATTAATGATACGATCATTATTTTTGACAGGATCAGAGAAGAAATACTCTCTCAAAAAACTAAAAATGCCATTCAAGCCATTAATGAAGCCATTTCCAGCACGCTCACGCGCACGCTTTTAACTTCTTTAACCGTGTTTTTTGTGGTGTTGATTTTGTGCGTGTTTGGGAGTAAGATCATTATTGGCTTTTCATTGCCCATGCTAATAGGCACGATTGTAGGGACTTATAGCTCTATTTTCATCGCTCCTAAAGTGGCGTTATTGTTAGGCTTTGATATGGGCAAATATTATGAGAATGAGGCTAGAAAAATTAAAAAAGCTCAAGAGAAAGAAAAAATGCGCCGTTTGTATGAGGGCGGTCAAGTTTAA
- the secD gene encoding protein translocase subunit SecD, whose product MKLFNPRLIVFICALLLGVGFSVPSLLETKGPKITLGLDLRGGLNMLLGVQTDEALKNKYLSLASALEYNAKKQNILLKDIKSSLEGISFELLDEDEAKKLDALLLELQGHSQFEIKKEAGFYSVKLTPLEQEELRKNTILQVIGIIRNRLDQFGLAEPVVIQQGREEISVQLPGIKTLEEERRAKELISRSAHLQMMAVDEEHNKDAMKMTDLEAQKLGSVLLSDVEMGGKILLKAIPILDGEMLTDAKVVYDQNNQPVVSFTLDAQGAKIFGDFSGTNVGKRMAIVLDNKVYSAPVIRERIGGGSGQISGNFSVAQASDLAIALRSGAMSAPIQVLEKRIIGPSLGKDSIKTSIIALIGGFILVMGFMVLYYSMAGVIACMALVVNLFLIVAVMAIFGATLTLPGMAGIVLTVGIAVDANIIINERIREVLRENEGIAKAIHLGYINASRAIFDSNITSLIASVLLYAYGTGAIKGFALTTGIGILASIITAIVGTQGIYQALLPKLTQTKSLYFWFGVNKRA is encoded by the coding sequence ATGAAACTTTTTAACCCTCGCTTAATCGTTTTTATTTGCGCGCTTCTTTTGGGGGTAGGGTTTTCTGTGCCTTCTTTACTAGAGACTAAAGGCCCTAAAATCACTTTAGGTTTGGATTTAAGGGGAGGGTTAAACATGCTTTTAGGGGTGCAAACCGATGAAGCTTTAAAAAACAAGTATTTAAGCTTGGCGTCCGCTTTAGAATACAACGCTAAAAAGCAAAATATCTTGCTTAAAGACATTAAATCTAGCCTAGAGGGGATCAGTTTTGAGCTTTTAGATGAAGATGAAGCGAAAAAATTAGACGCGCTTTTATTGGAATTGCAAGGTCATAGCCAGTTTGAAATCAAAAAAGAAGCGGGGTTTTATAGCGTGAAGCTCACCCCTTTAGAGCAAGAGGAATTGCGTAAAAACACGATTTTGCAAGTGATAGGGATCATTCGTAACCGCTTGGATCAATTTGGTTTGGCAGAGCCTGTAGTCATTCAGCAAGGCCGAGAAGAAATTTCGGTGCAATTGCCCGGTATTAAGACTTTAGAAGAAGAACGGCGTGCTAAAGAGTTGATTTCTCGATCCGCTCATTTGCAGATGATGGCGGTGGATGAAGAACACAATAAAGATGCGATGAAAATGACGGATTTAGAGGCTCAAAAATTGGGCAGTGTGTTGTTATCGGATGTGGAAATGGGGGGTAAAATCTTGCTCAAAGCGATCCCCATTTTAGATGGCGAAATGCTTACAGATGCGAAAGTGGTGTATGATCAAAACAACCAGCCGGTGGTGAGCTTCACGCTGGATGCGCAAGGGGCTAAGATTTTTGGGGATTTCTCAGGCACGAATGTGGGCAAACGCATGGCGATTGTTTTAGACAATAAGGTTTATTCAGCCCCAGTGATCAGGGAGCGTATTGGCGGAGGGAGCGGGCAAATTAGCGGGAATTTTAGCGTGGCTCAAGCGAGCGATTTAGCGATCGCTTTAAGGAGCGGGGCGATGAGCGCTCCCATTCAGGTTTTAGAAAAAAGAATTATAGGCCCAAGTTTAGGGAAAGACAGCATTAAAACTTCCATTATCGCTCTGATTGGGGGCTTTATTTTGGTTATGGGCTTTATGGTGCTTTATTACTCTATGGCGGGGGTGATCGCTTGCATGGCGTTAGTGGTCAATCTCTTTTTGATTGTGGCGGTCATGGCGATTTTTGGAGCGACGCTGACTTTACCTGGAATGGCGGGGATTGTTTTAACCGTGGGGATTGCCGTGGATGCTAATATCATTATCAACGAGCGCATTAGAGAGGTTTTAAGAGAGAATGAGGGCATTGCTAAGGCGATCCATTTAGGCTATATCAATGCGAGCCGGGCGATTTTTGATTCCAATATCACTTCCTTGATCGCTTCGGTGTTATTATACGCTTATGGCACAGGAGCGATTAAAGGCTTTGCCCTAACCACAGGCATTGGGATTTTAGCCTCTATTATCACCGCTATTGTAGGCACGCAAGGGATTTATCAAGCCCTTTTGCCTAAACTCACTCAAACAAAAAGCCTTTACTTTTGGTTTGGCGTGAATAAAAGAGCTTAG
- the yajC gene encoding preprotein translocase subunit YajC, with product MGQTKDILTTLLPFVVLFLIFYFLIVRPQRQQQKKHKEMIEGLTNGDKVVTQGGLIVEVLKAEANFFSVKLNDDTTAKLSKNYIAFKLDEEAVQNNN from the coding sequence ATGGGACAAACTAAAGACATTCTAACGACTCTTTTACCATTTGTGGTGTTGTTTCTTATTTTTTATTTTTTGATTGTTCGCCCGCAACGCCAACAACAAAAAAAGCACAAAGAAATGATAGAGGGCTTGACTAATGGCGATAAAGTTGTCACTCAAGGTGGGTTGATCGTTGAGGTGCTTAAAGCGGAAGCGAATTTTTTTAGCGTAAAACTCAATGATGACACCACCGCTAAACTTTCTAAAAACTATATAGCGTTCAAATTAGACGAAGAAGCGGTGCAAAATAACAACTAA
- the nhaA gene encoding sodium/proton antiporter NhaA has protein sequence MNIKKTENAISVTLKNFIKSESFGGIFLFLNAVLAMVVANSFLKESYFVLWHTPFGFQIGDFFIGFSLHNWIDDVLMALFFLMIGLEIKRELLFGELSSFKKASFPVIAAIGGMIAPGLIYFFLNANTPSQHGFGIPMATDIAFALGVIMLLGKRVPTALKVFLITLAVADDLGAIVVIALFYTTNLKFAWLLGALGVVLVLAVLNRLNIRSLIPYLLLGVLLWFCVHESGIHATIAAVILAFMIPVKIPKDSKNIELLELGKRYAETSSGVLLTKEQQEILHSIEEKASALQSPLERLEHFLAPISGYFIMPLFAFANAGVSVDSSINLEVDKVLLGVILGLCLGKPLGIFLITFISEKLKITARPKGISWWHILGAGLLAGIGFTMSMFISNLAFTSEHKDAMEVAKIAILLGSLISGIIGALYLFLLNQRAALKK, from the coding sequence ATGAATATCAAAAAAACAGAAAATGCGATCAGTGTGACGCTTAAAAACTTCATTAAAAGCGAGTCTTTTGGAGGGATTTTCCTCTTTTTAAACGCTGTTTTAGCGATGGTGGTGGCTAATTCGTTTTTAAAAGAAAGTTATTTTGTGCTATGGCACACCCCTTTTGGGTTTCAAATAGGGGATTTTTTCATCGGCTTTAGTTTGCATAACTGGATTGATGATGTCTTAATGGCGTTATTCTTTTTAATGATAGGATTAGAAATCAAGAGAGAATTGTTGTTTGGGGAGCTGTCCAGTTTCAAAAAAGCTTCTTTTCCTGTGATTGCGGCCATAGGGGGCATGATAGCCCCAGGATTGATTTATTTTTTTCTTAACGCTAACACGCCTTCTCAACATGGTTTTGGGATCCCTATGGCGACAGATATTGCGTTCGCTTTAGGCGTGATCATGCTTTTAGGCAAGAGAGTGCCAACCGCCTTAAAGGTTTTTTTAATCACTCTAGCGGTGGCTGATGACTTGGGGGCTATTGTGGTGATCGCACTCTTTTATACCACGAATTTAAAATTCGCATGGCTTTTAGGGGCTTTAGGGGTGGTTCTTGTTTTAGCTGTATTGAACCGTTTGAATATCCGCTCGCTTATCCCTTACTTGCTTTTAGGGGTGTTGCTTTGGTTTTGCGTGCATGAGAGCGGTATCCATGCGACGATTGCTGCAGTGATTCTGGCTTTTATGATACCGGTGAAGATCCCTAAAGATTCTAAAAATATAGAGCTTTTAGAACTGGGCAAGCGGTACGCAGAAACGAGTTCAGGAGTGCTTTTGACCAAAGAGCAGCAAGAAATCTTGCATTCTATTGAAGAAAAAGCGAGCGCTTTACAAAGCCCCTTAGAAAGATTGGAGCATTTTTTAGCCCCCATTAGCGGGTATTTCATCATGCCCTTATTTGCGTTTGCAAACGCAGGGGTGAGCGTTGATTCTAGCATCAATTTAGAAGTGGATAAGGTGCTTTTAGGGGTTATTTTAGGGCTTTGTTTGGGCAAGCCTTTAGGGATTTTTCTCATCACTTTTATAAGCGAAAAGCTTAAAATCACCGCGCGCCCTAAAGGCATCAGCTGGTGGCATATTTTAGGGGCTGGGCTTTTAGCAGGGATTGGCTTTACCATGTCTATGTTTATTTCTAATTTGGCTTTCACGAGCGAGCATAAGGATGCTATGGAAGTGGCAAAAATTGCGATTTTATTGGGATCTTTGATTTCTGGGATCATAGGGGCTTTGTATTTATTTTTATTAAACCAAAGAGCGGCTTTAAAGAAATAG